Within Desulfolithobacter dissulfuricans, the genomic segment TTCTGGCAGTTGTCCAACCCACCCGCCGTTGCCCGAGCAGTGCAGTCGCTTACCAAAACACCAACCAGATTGTTGAAAAATCCACGGTTAGATGAACAACTCTTTGAGCTTGAAGAGCACGAAGTGCGGGGCATCAGTGTTGGCAAATATGAGATTGGTTTCCAAATGCAGAATTCTGTTTTTATATCCTGGGGTTGTGGCACACAAGAAAGAATCGATAGAAAAACAGACTATGACCCGGCTCAAAGCAGTACAGCCAGGCCGACACCTTCATCCATCGAAGGCTGAATTTCAGTGGTAATCAGAAAATATAAAGGCAGGTTGATCGCAGGAATTCGTTGCACTTCATCTATGATTACCGCTTCCCTGCACTCAGGCGGAATGAACTGGACAAGTCGCTCCGGCGCGGCCAGCAGCATCGTGTAGGAGTGATGAACGTGTTTTCGACAAAATACTTTGATCAGTGGGATCCCGGTCCCGGCCAGGGAGGAGTCTCTCCTGGCCGGGGCGGGAGGTTGCAAGGTGTGTGGCATGGAGTCGGGGAGGGAAATGACACCATGCCACGGGGAGGGAAATCGTATCAAAGTACAGGGTACGCACTCGATCGCTCTAACAGCGAAGCGATGTCACCCTCTATGCGGACGGGAGCGACCGCATAGAGGAGGGTGCCTGTAACGATGACTTACGTGAAATCAGCGGAGGATAAGCACCGAAGACCGTGTGTTTTCCAGCAGTTTGTCCACCAGGCTCTGGGAAAAGAGTTTCTTGATCAGTGATTTTTTCCCCATCCACAGGGCGACAATGGCTTCCCTGGACGAGGTGGCCACATAGTCTTTCAGGGCCGTGCTGTCCAGCAGCTTGACCCAGGCGCTTATCTCCCGGTCATTGTAGTACTTGAGCAGTTCGACGATTTTCTTTTCCTCGTCGCCCTTGCTGCCCTTGCTGTCTTTCAGGCCGACAATCTTGAGCCCGGCCTCGTGCAGGGTGACCAGCTGATTGATCAGCTCCAGAGAATCCTGGCTGATCTTGCTCTGGTCCAGGATGGAAACGATCTGTTTGGGGCTGCGCGGCTCCTTGATCACCAGGACCGAGCAGGGCGCATCCTCGGCCACCCGCAGGGGCACGCTCATCTCTCCTTCCCACTCGCAGCCGAGCTTGCCGCTGCAGCCCATGACGATCAGGTCGCAGGCCGTATCGGTGGCCGCCGCAACAATCTGTTTGGCGATGTTGCTGCTGCCGATGCGGATGGTGAAGCTCTTCATGCCCTTGGACGATGCCGACCAGATGCCCTTTCCCGCCGGCTCCAGCGTCCGGGTTTCAAAGGATTTGTAGGGCAGGTCCTCGGGACCGAAGTAGTTGAAGACGTCCTGCTGGTACTTGAACAGGGTATTGACGAGTTCCGAGTCCGGTTTCTTGCTCTTTTTCCCCTGAATCCCGAGAAAGACGAGATCGGCCCAGGTGTTCTTGGCCAGTCGGGCCACATCCTTGAGTATATTTTTGCTGTATTCTTTCGTGTCCAGCGCTACCAGTATTTTCATGGTTTCCTCCTGATCATGCTCTATCAGGCCGTTGAAAAAGATGATACGGCGTCAAAATTCGGCTCAGGTAAGCGACCGAAGGGAGACTACGGGTAAGCGAGCTCGAAGTCTGCACGTATCTGCGTAACTCCGAAATGCTCATGTACTCCTGTACACTGCGCTTTTTCGCCTTATTTTTCCTGGTCTCATCCTTGCTCGTTACGTTTTTCAACAGCCTGCTGTTCTTGTCCTTTGGTTGCAATTGCGCACCGGTCAGTGTGTCGAAGTCAGACGACCACTCAGCGGACCAGCATGACCGTGGACAGGGTGTTGGCAAGCGCTTCCATGCGCATGCTCTTCCTGGTCGGCAGGGTGGACGAGACAAAGACATAGTCCTTGAGATGGTCTCCCACCTGTTCCGGGGTTCCCAGAAGGACCGTGACATTCTCCGGCGTCTTGCCCGCCTCTTCCAGGAGCTTTTCCGCCTGCTGCAGGGAGGAGCCGGCCTCTCTCTTTTCCAGAAACGTCAGGGACTCGCTCTCCCTGAACTTGAAGTAGACTAGGTCCACACTGAGCGTGGAGTCGCCGATGATAGCCATGGTTTTCTCCACCAGGACCTGCGGATCCACGCTGTCGGCGCAGAGCAGGGCGCAACGGGTGCTCAGCGAGAGGTTTTTCACCACCATCACCGGACAGGGCGCCTTGGTGTATACCGGCGAGGAAATCAACTGGTAAAAGGCTTCGCTGTCGGCGGTGTTCAGGTAGCCTTCCATATAGAGGTTGTAGCCACCGGAACGCAGTTCATAGGAGATCTCCTTGGCCTTGTCGCCGACAAAGACCTTGGGGCGGCCGGCCAGGGGACAGTGTATCTTTTCGGTCCGGAGCATCCGTTCGATGAGCTGCCTGCCCGAAGAGGCCACTCCGTTTTCCCAGGTGCGGCGAACCCATCCGGTTCCTGCCTGCTCGTTGGGATCGGGCTCTTCCACATGGGTTACATACAGCTCCATATCAATGAGTTTGTACAGGTAGGCCGCATATCTCAGGGCAATGCTCGACGATAGATCCTCATCTATGTACAGTAACGTCTTTATCATGAATCTCACCTCACTTTCACGGTCTGTGGTACCAGACGGTTTTCGTCTGTCTTCGATACACCGTCTGTCTTCGACACACTGCATACCTCTTGCGGTATGGTGCGTGCGTTTATCTGTTTTTAATGTTGGCTTCAGCCTTTTTGATCACCTCGGTGATCTCGCCGAGCTTGAATGGTTTGGCCAGGAAGTCGAACACGCCCTTGCGGAAGGATTCCTTGGCCGTGTCCATGGTCGCAAACCCGGTAATGACGATGACTTCGGTGCCAGGGTACAGCTTCTTGACCTCGGTCAGGAACTCCATGCCGTCGATTCCTTCCATCTTGAGATCGGTTATCACGATATCGAACCGTTTTTCCCGGATCCGGGCCAGGGCATCACGGCTTCTGGTAAAGGTTTCAACTTCATAACCCTTTCTTTCCAGGGATGGTTTCAGTCGTTTGCTGACGATGGGTTCATCGTCTAAAATCAGTATATTGGTCTTGTTGTTGTCCATCGTTCTCCTCCATAATGGATAGGATTTTCCGGTAGTAGAAATCGATCTTCTGATCGTCCACCATGCGGACGTCAAGCTGCCTGGTAAAGCCCACCAGCAATCCCAGCAGATAGAGCCGCTTGATCATTCCTTTTTTATCCAGCCGTTTCAGCCGTGCCACCAGCATATCTCCCTGGTGTTGGGTCACAAAATCATAATGGGTCAGGACCCTGTCGAGCAGTCTGGTCCTCCGTTTCCGACGCACCGTGTCGGTCACCCCGCCGGAAAAGCGGAAGTAGGCGTGGTTGTTTTTGATGTTCTCCGTCACATAGGCGTCAATGATGGTGAAATGGTATCCCAGCCGCAGGCTGAGGTTGACGTACTCGGCCGAAACAACCGCCAGGTTCTGGCCCACCTCCTGGGGGTTGCTCAGCTCGGCGGAAAAGGTCCTGGTCAGGCTGGACATGAAGCTGCCCATGTCCACCGGGGCCGGCGTCATGTCCCAGGCTCCGGGAAAGGACATTCCGGTCAGCAGGGCCTGCATGGGGTCTGAGATGATCTGCTCGGGAAGCACGAAATGATCCTCGGTTCCGGAGATCCCGCCGCCGATATCGATCAGGATCAGGTCCAGGGGAAAGTCCCATTTCAGCCGGCCGGCCACCGTGTCCGGATCATGGGAATGGTAGTAGTTGCGGTCGATCAGGGTTGCCACCGCCTTTTCATGGATGAACCGGGTGATGTCGTGATAGGTCTGGCAGTATTGCGGTTTGAAGGTCTCCGCATTGGGATCCAGCAGGTTGAGAGGCTCGATTTTCTTGAGAATCCTCCGCAGCAGCCGGTACTCGTAGGTCTCTTCGATATGTTCTTCGCACAGGGCAAAGAGCTCCAGCTCCCTGACCGTGCCGCGGTAGACCACCCGCTCTTCGGTGTCCAGGGTGATTTCCTCGCCTTCGTGCAACAGGCTGGTGGCCTCGTCGGTGTTGAAAAGCGCTGGAATTCGAAATTCGCGGGCCACGGTGGCCAGGTGGCCGGTGGCGGCGCCCACGTCGGTGATAAAGCCGACCGCCCTGGGGATCACGCGTGCCAGCATGGGCGAGGCATACCTTGCCACACCAATGGCGCCATCGGGAAAGTTGTCCAGGTCGCTGTCGGTGCGGATGAAATGAACCGGGCCCACGGCCACTCCTTCCATGGCAGCCACGCCCCTGTCCCTGAAGATGACCGGGTATCTCTCGGGCAGGTCGGCCAGTTCCGAGGCCCGGGGCGCGTTCTTTCTTTTCAGACGCAGGGGCCGGGCCTGGAGGATCACTATCTCGTCCTTGTGATCGATGGCAAATTCGATGTCCTGGGGCGTCTTGAAATATTTTTCCAGCTGCATGGCGATCTCGGCCAGGCGGTGTCGCTGGTCCGCGGTCAGGGAGGGCCGGGTCCGGTAGTACTGGGGAACCGGTTCCAGGTTGGTCCCCTGCTCGCCGCAGGCCACCAGATTGAGGTCCTTGCGGACCACGTTGAGCTCCCGCTCCACATGGGGTGACCGGCGGTCGAGGACAAAGGTGTCGGTGGCTGTCTGACCGGAGACCACCGGTTCACCCAGGCCCCAGCTGGAGTTGATGACCAGGGTCTCTTTCTCCGGATGGACCGGATCGATACTGTAGATGATGCCGCTGGCCTTGGCCGGGATCATCAGCTGGCAGGCCACGGACATCAGAACCTCGTTTTCCCGGAAATCCTTCTGCTGCCGGTACTCCATGGCCCGAATGGTGTAGGCCGAGGCCACCACGTCCCGGTAGTTGGACACCAGTTCGTCCAGGGCTACGTTGAGCCGGCTCAGGTACTGGCCGGCAAAGGAGGAGGAGCTGTCCTCCCCGTAGGCGCTGGAACGCACGGCAAAGCGTGGCGAGCTCTCGCCCGAGAGGTTGGCGATATGCCGGGCGGCAAAGATCATTCTCTGTTCCAGTTTGGGTGGAATGGCAGCAGACAGGATCAGTCTCCGGATGGTCTGGGAGGCCTCATCCACCTGGATCTCTCCCCGGTGCCAGCTATCGGTTATCGCCGCTATCTGGGGCTGGAGCTTGTTGTAGTCGAGAAAATACTGATAGGCCGTGATGCTGATGGCAAAACCGAGCGGAATCTTGAGTCCGAGCACATTGCCTATCTCGGCGATATGAGCATTTTTACCGCCCACCGCATCCATAAGGTCGCGGTCGATCATGGGATAGGGGAGGATGAAATCCGGTCGGGGGGCGATGATCTTTCCCTCCAGCATGGCCTGGATGTCGCCCTCGATCCGCTCGAAGGCGTCATAGAGCCCGGGATACTGCTGCTGGGTCATCTTGTTGATGAGATAGATCAGATCCTTGACCATGGCCGATATCTTGCTGCAGGTTGTCTCGATGTAGTTGGAATCAAATATGTAGTCGCCGCTGAGCTTGTCGTTGGCCTCGGCAACATGGTGCAGGATCCGGTTGTTCAGGTCGATGAGTTCCTGGAAATTGGCAAA encodes:
- a CDS encoding universal stress protein yields the protein MKILVALDTKEYSKNILKDVARLAKNTWADLVFLGIQGKKSKKPDSELVNTLFKYQQDVFNYFGPEDLPYKSFETRTLEPAGKGIWSASSKGMKSFTIRIGSSNIAKQIVAAATDTACDLIVMGCSGKLGCEWEGEMSVPLRVAEDAPCSVLVIKEPRSPKQIVSILDQSKISQDSLELINQLVTLHEAGLKIVGLKDSKGSKGDEEKKIVELLKYYNDREISAWVKLLDSTALKDYVATSSREAIVALWMGKKSLIKKLFSQSLVDKLLENTRSSVLILR
- a CDS encoding PEP/pyruvate-binding domain-containing protein; translation: MRKILDWIKQNLLRRHPETARLSATDSFRTLFANFQELIDLNNRILHHVAEANDKLSGDYIFDSNYIETTCSKISAMVKDLIYLINKMTQQQYPGLYDAFERIEGDIQAMLEGKIIAPRPDFILPYPMIDRDLMDAVGGKNAHIAEIGNVLGLKIPLGFAISITAYQYFLDYNKLQPQIAAITDSWHRGEIQVDEASQTIRRLILSAAIPPKLEQRMIFAARHIANLSGESSPRFAVRSSAYGEDSSSSFAGQYLSRLNVALDELVSNYRDVVASAYTIRAMEYRQQKDFRENEVLMSVACQLMIPAKASGIIYSIDPVHPEKETLVINSSWGLGEPVVSGQTATDTFVLDRRSPHVERELNVVRKDLNLVACGEQGTNLEPVPQYYRTRPSLTADQRHRLAEIAMQLEKYFKTPQDIEFAIDHKDEIVILQARPLRLKRKNAPRASELADLPERYPVIFRDRGVAAMEGVAVGPVHFIRTDSDLDNFPDGAIGVARYASPMLARVIPRAVGFITDVGAATGHLATVAREFRIPALFNTDEATSLLHEGEEITLDTEERVVYRGTVRELELFALCEEHIEETYEYRLLRRILKKIEPLNLLDPNAETFKPQYCQTYHDITRFIHEKAVATLIDRNYYHSHDPDTVAGRLKWDFPLDLILIDIGGGISGTEDHFVLPEQIISDPMQALLTGMSFPGAWDMTPAPVDMGSFMSSLTRTFSAELSNPQEVGQNLAVVSAEYVNLSLRLGYHFTIIDAYVTENIKNNHAYFRFSGGVTDTVRRKRRTRLLDRVLTHYDFVTQHQGDMLVARLKRLDKKGMIKRLYLLGLLVGFTRQLDVRMVDDQKIDFYYRKILSIMEENDGQQQDQYTDFRR
- a CDS encoding response regulator, with the translated sequence MDNNKTNILILDDEPIVSKRLKPSLERKGYEVETFTRSRDALARIREKRFDIVITDLKMEGIDGMEFLTEVKKLYPGTEVIVITGFATMDTAKESFRKGVFDFLAKPFKLGEITEVIKKAEANIKNR